From Myripristis murdjan chromosome 13, fMyrMur1.1, whole genome shotgun sequence:
GAGGATGAATTCACAGCAGACCGATTACAAAAGGAGTAAGTaggaaaatagcttttttttgtattttgggtgaactgttcctttaaacaacgtgatactcttttttttttttcctcctcatgctAACTTCTTTAAGTGTACCTTACCATCTCTTTTTAGCAGCTGGTTGAAGCTGTTTGCATTGCTGGCTAACTGAGTTGTATCATACGTTATCGGAAGGGGTTTGAACCTCACCACAGACAACCTCATACGTGGCTTCCAACCTCACACGCTCCATTTGTATCTCCATTTGACTTTTAGGGAAAttcctgtcaaaaaaaaaaaaaaaaatccaaaattcgATGAATAATTGACACCGAATGAAATGCGCCAACGTGACAACCATGAAATCGTGCAAGCTGTTACCTCATTTCTCACAGTAGAGAATAAACTCAGGTCTTGAGGAGAATTATGACTCATCAAGGGGAAGCAACTGCCatagctttttatttatttcttaataactgtgttttattttatttatatgtatatgttttaattttggCTCATGTTTACATAACCTCTCAGCTTAATTGTCTGTTTTGCCGCAAATATCCATTCCCTTGGGTCAAATTACTCCCATGTATTTGGACACACAGAATATTTTAGAGCATTTTAAAGAGCATAGTGCAGTCAGTGACGATAAGAAGAAACAAATAGATTAGAGAAATATCGCTTTATTAACTGATATATAATGAAGAATCTCTTCTCCCAAGAAACTCAGTCTTGAAATCTGCTGAAACAAAGATTTTTGCTGTCGTGGAGTCGCATGTGCTGTCTTTGGACGCCGAGCTCAATGCTTAACCGTGGTCACCGGTGGGTTGTACTGTGTATACTGACAGGTCGTGGAAATGATATTGACTTTCTATCAGGTACTCCAACTGCACTGATCGCCTCTGTGTCCTGTGGACATGACCTTGTATTCATTTACTGAATGTTTGTTCGACACTAGAAGAGTAGgttttgtttacagtaaatCCAGTGTCAAAGACGGTCGATGTATCACGTGGCTGTTGATACTTCTGTTGATTGTTTACGGGACTTGCGTTGTAAGATTGTATTCAGTATTTCAGCGAAATCATTATGCTCTGGATAAGTTCATATGAAAGCATGTCTTTTTAAAGtctttttaatgtctttgtttttgtttgtttttcatgtcttgtctttttttggtttttttgtttgtttctttgtttttgcaacTGCGACTGTAGCTTAGTTGATTAAAATATTGTGGTCAGTGATGAGACACTAATGTCTGTACCGTATATGTTGCACTTTGGATTTAAGTATTAAATCACAGGAAGAAAATAAGTGTGCGCAAAAGTTCTGTTTGGTTGGGATATACCACTGAATATACCTGAATGCCGTTATTACACCGTTAAACATTTGCCATTGTTATAAATAGGGCAATGGAAAGAGCGCTCTGTCACATTAAAAGTAGAAAAATCTGTATGCAGTGCaagtgcagtttaaaaaaaaaaatcaagatacaACTGAATCTAAATAACATTGAAATTCAGACTTAATTCAGCTTTTAGAGTGCAGGACACGCCATCCGATGAAGTCATCCCTTGATAAAGCTCTGCATGATGTCTATCGGCAGAGGGAAGACGATGGTGGAGTTCTTCTCCGTTGCGATGGTGCTGAGGGTCTGCAGGTAACgcagctgcagagcagaggGTGACTCAGCAATCACCAGAGAGGCTTCTTTCAGCGCCCTGGAGgccttcatctctccctcagCAGCAATaacctacaaacacacacacacacacactgctcacttCGACTGGCATTCTGAGATGATGTACGATTTGTCATTTATCTCCCGTGATTGGTTGAAGTTGCCCTGGgtgtaattatttattcatgcattgatttattttgctgtgtctGAGGCATTGCTGCTTATTGTGGcttggggactttttggcctgctggtggcacaGTGATGAGCCAGTTGGTTTCATATCAGcgtaaaaacacaaacacatcattccCCAACAAGTTGATCAGATTTGACCAGGCAGTGTCTgtgatattgaaaaaaaaaaaaaaaaagcttggtgCCCTGTTGGCCTGTTGGGGTCGTGTCTAGATTTGCAAAACCCCTTTGGGAATTTTTCACATGTTGTTTCTTCATTGTGGGCTTTGTTTGTCCTTGTGTACTgcgctaaccctaaccttaagcaATAACCCTACAAACTCAGCGAGACAagaatacagtggtggaaaaaagttttcggacacccttaaaattttcacaatctcaaatgttatcatgaaatatttgtggaaaaatcttttttgtgtttcaaaaggtgtggcaacattagacagatacaaacaaatacaaattatatttttttgttcattgtttacacgaaaaactaacaaaactaaattcttgacaaattcttctgaccacagaatcttcttccagttcctggctgtccagttcttgtgtgcctgggccgacgacgccgggctgacctctgtctctcattgatcaggggcttcttgatggccttgtaggaccttaagccatgatctaaaagtcggtcacatacagtgcaggtggaacactggacaccagtttggtttgaccactgctgctgaagctcctgtgatgtcattcggcggtttaacctgcacatgcggatcaggatgcggtcgtttcttgctgaagaaacccttggacgcccagatcttggtttgtcttccaagctgttggttcgtctgtatttctgcagagtggatccaactgctgaaggactgcatctgcacttcctggctatctggcagcagctgtacccttcctggctgagaatctttatcttcaggcgtgtttcctgcattaggctccttgttttagccatttttgtgtctgaagaactttcagatgtgctgctttatatagacacgaagcttggcaacaaaaattgtgtcttttaataaaaagaacgaccttcatcactggtaccaaaatgacccaatactcagaatttcttatgtatttttacgGAACCAatgaattttaagtttttaatggcttttttaggatttgtttagtattttggctgtgactgtactaaaagaaattgcacttgaagacctaagagtgattcttaatgcaatatttcacaaatgcatggggtgtccgaaaacgtTTTTACACCACTGTATTTTGAAGCAGCTCCCGGTATAATCTTCCATGGTTAGTGCAGGCAGAGTCAAGTTTTACTCTGCTGAATCACatgtaagagagagagtttcGCAAATATACGGTTATCAACTAGACACAACCGTCTGTTAGTGGCACTGTTGGTGAGCCAGCCAGGTTTACATTGAAAATGCCAAACTCCAGTGTCAAAATTCAGCATTCAaccaagtttcatccaaaacaggccCGCAGAGGCACAGATATTGTGCATGAGGGAAGGAATGGAGTGCAATCCCTCCTCAGGTCTTCTCAGCAGACCATCGGCTGGGGCACAGTCATCAGCCTTCAGGCGTTATTGATCCAGTGTTTAATCCCCAGCTGCCCTCCTCACCTTAGCCCTGGCCTCTCGACTGGCCTCCGCCTCAGCTGCCATGGCCCTCTGCAGCTGGTGAGGCAGCTTCACATCCTTGATCTCCACACGCTCCACTCTGATCCCCCATGGATCCGTGGCTTCATCCAGGGATTCCTGCCGGTAAAATTTGAACACCAAGCATTTGGGTCATGTAaggccatcttttttttttaaagcggcAGTTTCAGAAAGAACATTCTAGTCACGGGAAGCCGTCTTCATCCTTCTTAAAGTATATCTTAAAGTTTTTGGCGCCATCTTTTCATGGctccaaagtaaaattaaaatctaCATCAGACCTGATGCATCACTGAGTCTAAAAGGTGCTGACAGTCACAAACCTGACAAACCAAACAAGCAGAGTCTTCCACCTGAGTGCTCGAGGCTGCACTAAACCAGAGCGTTCTCAGTGAGTAAAATAAAGGAGATACTGGACTGAGTGTAATTATTTGACTACAaaccactttgttttttatgttattgtcgtattttattttttattgtcttacACTGACATGGGTTTTATGTGGACCCTGGGACGATTAGCTAATGACTATGTTATCAGCTAaactgtgagtttttttttatttatgtatgtatttatgtatttagatTTGATGAACATTTAAAGCTTTGCGGAGCTGTAAAAAAGATGGTCCTGTTATTGTAAATTTGTAAAGTGTGGGGGGAAAGCAGAGCTGTAACCCCTGGCTTTGTGTTTGGTGATCTTGCAAGCTTTGATGGAGTTTCTATCATTTCGAGGTTATCCATTTCTTCAAAAGCTTTCCGAATGTGCTAAAAGTAAGTTTTGCCCATTCTGCATTCCTTGACCCCCTCATAAACCttacaacaaaacacacctgcATGCTGCGTGAAATGCCCTCCCTGTCAGATAACAGCTCTGCGAGGTTCTTGGTGCCGAGCACATTCCTCAGGGTGGTCTGTGCCAGCAGGCGTGTCGACGAGGGGGCGTTGGACACGTTGGCCACGGCTGAGATGGGGCACTGTACCCTGAAGTACACCACGCCATCCACAGACACTGTCACTGAATCTCTGGTAAGAATCTGCGGAGGGGAAAACACCTGTTACCGTGATCCTTTCACTGGTGCGATGGCCCAGAAAAATGttaagacacagacacactctagCCACAGTCACAGAGGGTTTGGAGAGACTCAAATAGAGTTCTCAGGTTTCCGATGCAtcatgaaaacagagagagagagaaaagtttaCCTCTTGCGGAGGGATATCAAATGATATGGTTCTCAAATCCACTTTCGTGAACGTATCAGTGCAGGGCAGCACGAAAAAAAGTCCTACAAAGAAGATAAATGCCCACATTCATTGAATCCATCCAAGTCTTTTGAGAATCGAATTTAACGCAGGAAGTGCTATTTGAGTCCTACAGAGTTTTCACCATACATGTGAGAGGTAAATAGTTGTATTTGGTTTCTGAGCGGAGGTTCTCCAGCCAGTTTCTGGACAGGAACGCCTCGCCGCACACTACAGCACACAAAGCAGGGACGCACCTGGTCCTTTGGGTTTCTTGTCCACGATACGACCAAGCCTAAAAATGACAGCCCGCTCATACTCGTTGACTATCTAGATGGTAGAGAAAGAGGCCGTCACAAACAGAGCATCAGAAggaccatgaaaaaaaaatcattgcaatTATTGATATTAgggttagatagatagatagatcaattTATAAGTTTGCCAGTGCTTGACTTTCACTAAATATCAGATACTGGCTAATTAGTATTATCCCCCTCTGATATGATCTTggcacattttttattcatttatttgattgtACACCTATGCTTTTTTGTATATGATTATTGTCTTTAATAGTAGTACTAACAGCTGTAACATGTTTAAGGAGTAATGTGTCCCAGACTCTCTGCTGTTGTAGCTGCTGTGGGACATCCTGCCTTAAAGTTTCCTCATGTAGTTTTCCTTATAAACACATTCCACTTCTCTACGTTCAAAATGTCCCACCAAAACACACATGGTGTCTGTCCTGATAAACATGCATTTCATTCCCCAAAAGACATTTTCCAACccttattttggaatattttgaacACTTTATTGTTAATATTGGCATTTGTAACATGTCACACTCCATGTTCATGGCATGCTGGAAGAATATGATACAAACAACATGGGTACCTGATGctatgctgcattcaggtgatCTTTGTcaactcacaaatttacaaaaaggGTACATGGTATGACCAACTCGTATTtaccatgtgtttttgtttggatgGTGAGTATGTGTCTGCTGAGATGTCAAGAAGCTGGACTAATGACATTTTCCAATGGAAGATGTAAACAATGAACACCAGGAGTAAATAATTTAGATCATTGTTGCTCACTTATGGATAGGACCGGTTACTGTTACAAGGATTCAGGCCTACATTATGATTGAAAAAGGCAGGTTATAGCGATGTTATTTAATACTGGCCTGGCACATTGCTCTAAAGCTGCCCACGTGTGTCAAGATGATACAAGTTTAGTTTTTGTATTTCAAAGTTCAAAGTCCTTTAAAGAGCTGCTACGCCACTCAGAgatggcaaaacaacaaaaaaaggctgcTCACCCATTTGATACAGACTAATGGAGAGTTTTAATATTACTTGTGGGTAAAAATGCAGTTGGAGAGGCAAGAACAACTGTCAAAGGGGGGATCACTGGGTTTTGTGTATTCTAAGTTACCAAATCgttgtatttgttttggaattGGTTGGGCATGGACATGGTCAGATCGTTAGCTTCATTAGCATCAAACCCCCACACCAATCAGACGCAAATCACTTGACGATCAGACATGGCTGTGATGATACTCTACCTtaagacacaaaatattgtGAGGGGGAAGGTCACTGTAACAAAAATCAGGGATATGACGACCAGCAGCCAGCCGCAACATCCCAGCCTCCCCGATGACTTATCTGTAGAGGAGGGACACATCACTTTAGCACAGCATGGCTTTTGCATATTTCTCTGCTACACAGtggaaaacatttaaatgattCCCTCCCATCTCATCAGTCCTAATGTAGCAGTTCTGAtcagaaaacagctacattaAAACGCGATATGCACAAATCCAATGGGAAGACACGTTTCTGGGTGTGCCACAAAGCCGCCCAGGCAGTGAACTTGATCTATACCTCTCAGTTACTACCGATGATGTAACAACTCCCTATAGGAGGGTAGATTATTccaaatattcattttgttttgttattgattacacaggaaaaaaagataaaaagtaaCATTACTGATGCTAAAATATGTTACACTTAAACGGATACTtttgagctgcagctgtgttgtaAAACTGTTGAATATTTCCCATCAAAATCCTCAAACTGTGATTGAAGAAtagtaaaagtaataaaaaaaaaaaaaaaattaaaaaatgtaaactgcaTGAGAAGATCTTTACAAGTTCCTCATAATAATTTATGATAGTCAAAGTTGAAtaatgactttaaaaaaatgaaaagtgtttattaaaaaaaaaaaaaaaaaaaaaaaagcatttacatACCTTCTATGTTGTCTGGGGCGCTGATCTGAATTTTACTCTGAGTAACCATCTCTGCGGTGCTGCTGGTGGTTGAGATCATCACTGAGTGAGCTGCAGGTATGATGGAGCGAGGGACTTGTTTACCTGCCTGGTCTCCCTCCCAGTGGGGTGTGGCCTATCCCACTTCCTCATCACCTGTTGCTGCCCATGagcctgtgacacacacactcacacactctcagctgAATGCTCCTTACCTTTACCTTGTGGCTGGCAACAGATAACACACAGGGACTAACCAGCTGCTAAACTACTTGCCAATCAATCTGCTCTCAAAAAGCCTGATGCTGAgactttgtgtttttcccttATACCCTTATATCTAAATCCATGAGTCAGCCACCTGTTGAGAATAGTTTATGAATAAACAATAGATGGTATCTTGAAACCAGGCGAAACATGATCGCCGCCACAAGCACAACGTGATGGTGATCATGTGTCCGGTCTGCCCTGCCTTTTACTCGAATTTTGTCtgcattttaaatgtgtaatatgGTAACATGAGACTTTGGTGTTGTGACTTAATTATATCTTTGCTGAATTAAACATAATATTGAATGTGTGGCATCTAACATTTATTAGGGTTTATTAGGGTATTAGGTACAATACAAACATGAGagagtttagtttagtttatacAACacatgagagagggaggagaggaggagagaaggagaggaggagagggctggGCTGAAAGAgatgagtgtgcgtgtgtgtgtgtgtgtgtgtgtgtgtgtgtgtgagagagagagagagagagagagatacacaggggagagtggggtaatttgtgccaaggggcaagtagtgccacccctgttatctagaaaaccatagaagaagttggtcatgtgaccacatatttttgaagaggcatcgatttcactcatcctgcaaagaagggagacacatggcttgagaggaaagcacatttcagttcaaaaaacatttttttgccctccaaagtaaaatttctatgatcaaggttttttgattgctgtgtttgaacaattatagaaaactctgaaaacagttcacacaggttttagtactttagtaagctacaccatgagtctatacagttagcatgatgttagctcaaaacagctgggggatgcattttttttttcaaaatggtgggcttggggtaatttgtgccaaagggcctggggtaaattgtgccagtggcacaacttgtgattatatactatatattactttattgtattttattgttattgtacattgtcttcttacctttgatcactaaaactattcagattcagataaagatgatttgcaggtgctcattttggactttttattttgttctgggtatgtgttgatgtggcgctcggccttgttctagaaaagtggcctgtgatcttgttaaaataataaataaatgttaaataaataattttgtattgaatttgctttggttttatatagcattatcatttgtgagattaaaatgatctgttttacttcaattatcaatggcacaatttaccccagtgtattctctctaatggcacaatttaccccacaccgggggcaagttgtgccacaaaaccacttttttttcaaaagctatatttctcaaacagtttaaataagatccaaagtgattgttcccagggatgcacaacatcctaaactacactatattaccaaaagtattcgctcacctgcctttactcatactatgaactgaagtgccatcccattcctaacccatagagttcaatatgatgtcggtccaccttttgcagctattacagcttcaactcttctgggaagactgtccacaaggttgaggagagtgtttgtaggaatttttgaccattcttccaaaagcgcattggtgaggtcacacactgatgttggtcgagaaggcctggctcgcagtctccgctctaattcatcccaaaggtgttctatcgggttcaggtcaggactctgtgcaggccagtcaagttcatccacaccaaactctgtcatccatgtctttatggaccttgctttgtgcactggtgcacagtcatgttggaagaggaaggggcccgctccaaactgttcccacaaggttgggagcatggaattgtccaaaatgttttggtatcctgaagcattcaaagttcctttcactggaactaaggggccaagcccagctcctgaaaaacaaccccacaccataattcctcctccaccaaatttcacagtcggcacaatgcagtctgaaatgtaccgttctcctggcaacctccaaacccagactcgtccatcagattgccagatggaaaagcgtgattcatcactccagagaacgcgtctccactgctctagaggccagtggcggcgtgctttacaccattgcatccgacgctttgcattgcacttggtgatgtgtggcttggctgcagctgctcggccatggaaacccattccatgaagctctctgcgtactgtacttgggctaatctgaaggtcacatgaagtttgtagctctgtagcaattgactgtgcagaaagtcggcgacctctttgcactatgcgcttcagcatccgctgacccctctccgtcactttacgtggcctaccacttcatggctgagttgctgttgttcccaaacgcttccattttgttataatagagctgacagttgactgtggaatatttaggagcgaggaaatttcacgactggatttgttgcacaggtggcatcctatgacagttccacactggaattcactgagctcctgagagcggcccattctttcacaaatgtcttgtttcacagtctgcatacctgagtgcttgattttatacacctgtggccaggccaagtgattaggacacctgattctgatcatttgaatgggtgagcgaatacttttggtaatatagtgtatatgtgcatattttagttggaggcattactgtaatcccctcgctttaaaggcacttcaAGTAAAAATTGGTACTACTTACCCCACTTTCCCCTATTAGTGGTACAACTAATACTAATTGTTTGTCATGAGGAAAAGTGCAACATTTATCATCAAATAGCAGATGTCCtcactgagtgagtgactgGCTCCTCTTtgttgaaatgtgtgtaaatccCAGGCGACTCTGAATTATTGTTGGGAACTCGGCTTCCTGCACATGCAAGAAATAAGCTGTATGTAGCCAGCTGTGGAAAGAGTACTGAAAATTGCTACTCAGATAGAAGTATTGTTACtgtgatattttacttaagtagaaatAAAAGTACtgttacaaaagtaaaaagtaattGATTTGAAATGTACTCAGAGTAGAAGTTAGTTGCTTTTTAGAGACAATAACTTAATTTGTTAGATCCAGTGAAACTCTAAAAGGAGATCAAGTTCAAACTTGATtattttaactggaaatt
This genomic window contains:
- the stoml3a gene encoding stomatin (EPB72)-like 3a — its product is MLRLAAGRHIPDFCYSDLPPHNILCLKIVNEYERAVIFRLGRIVDKKPKGPGLFFVLPCTDTFTKVDLRTISFDIPPQEILTRDSVTVSVDGVVYFRVQCPISAVANVSNAPSSTRLLAQTTLRNVLGTKNLAELLSDREGISRSMQESLDEATDPWGIRVERVEIKDVKLPHQLQRAMAAEAEASREARAKVIAAEGEMKASRALKEASLVIAESPSALQLRYLQTLSTIATEKNSTIVFPLPIDIMQSFIKG